ccccccccccccccggctgaTTGATGTAAGAGTGGAGCAGAGAACAGGAGGGCTGGGGGAGGGGGCCCaatgagcaggaggaggagccctgtgtgtgtgtgtgtgtgtgtgtgtgtgtgtgtgtgtgtgtgtgtgtaggggggagtGCATTCCTTGCCCACCCTGCTCTTCACATGCATGCACTCATCTCaacactgaggtgtgtgtgtgtgtattcacacTCACAATAGTAGTTGTGGTTCACTTGAACATCCAGTCCTCGTGCAGATActtgccccccccccagtaGCCCCCCCCCCTGGTTTATCTCCCATCTCCATAACTCCCCCTGCTCATCTGATTACACGGTACAGGACCCGTGTGAGGACGcccgcacgtgcacacactccTGAGACGCCGGTGCTGTTCTGCCGGTGGGTCGGGCTCCAGCAGGTGGCCTGTGTTCCCACATCTGCCCGGCCCGGCAGCTGCTGGGGgggcaccaccctcacaccccccccccccccttttgttCTCCCCCACCAACGGCCAATTGTAAAGAATGAATGAATTTGGGctctgtgtgtgcctgcgtgcgcgtgtgtgtgttttgtgtgttagtCCTTTTGTTTGGACGcaagaggagaaggagggggaggggattATAGGCTGAGAGTCAGTTACAACTGACCTAactgagggggaggggttgggggggggggggcggagcttCCCTGCTCTCAACTGTTGTGACTCATTGGCTGAAGATGTAATGGAGTCCAGTTTGAAGTGGACAACAGAATGGAGAAGCTCTTATCTAGAACTGTTtgctaactctctctctctctctctctctctctctctctctctctctctctctctctctctctctctctctctctctctctctctctctctctctctctctctccccccccccctctctttctctaggTGCAGTAACCGGACTTTGCCTGACACTGCGTTCTCTGAGAGAATTAAGGGAATCTGGAGTGACATGCTGCAGATTAGTTAGCAGATTATCATCCTCGAGGACATTCACCCCGGCGTGAGCGCACGCTCCCCGTCCCGAGCCCCGCACCGCCGGGCCAGCCAGCCGCCATGGCCGACCAGGGCATGATGAGCCTCTTTGGGGATGAAGGGAACCTGTTCTCCGATGGGCTGGAGGGTCTCGGGGACTGTGGCTACCCCCAAGGCCAGGCCGGCACCATGGGTCAGCCCATGGGCCACGAGCACCAGGGCTACGGGCAGCtgcacctctccaccccccgcCGTGCCCAGCCAGCCCAAACTCGCCCACCACTACGACCACTTTGGTCAGTACGAGCAGCACAAGATGCACCCGATGGAGCAGCAGGGGGGCCGCATGATGGCCAACGGGCCCGTCAACGGCAtgtcctcccctcactcccgaTACCACGGAGCCCCGGGGTCCGGCGGGCCACACCACGTCTACCCGGGGGCGCCGGGCGAGGGCCGGGGCCAGTCGTATCCGGACGGCGGGGCCTGGGGTGCTCAGGCCATGCAGGTGCCCGAGCAGAACCGCCCCCCCCtttcagcagcagcagcagcagcagcagccggCCCCCCCGGCCCAGCCGCCCCCCCACCAGCAGGCGCACGGCCACCAGATGGCGCCCTACATGGGCCGGGGAGACTACGCCATGCAGGGCCACAACCAGACGCAGACCCCCCCCAGAATGAACCACTTCCCCCAGGCCCTGCCGCAGGAGGCCGGCCGCTTCATGGGCCACGTGGGCCTGCAGCAGAACGCCGGCATGCGCCACCCGGCACAGACGGCCCAGCAGCACCAGCCGGCCGGGCCGCAGTTCCTCCACCGGACGCCGCAGGGAGCCGTGCACCCGGACCCGGTGTCGGGCCACGCCTCGCCCTTCCCACCGAGCCCGTCCAGGCAGCCGCAGCAAACCCAGCAAACGCAGCAGGTGatgggtgggcggagccaccaggGCCTGGGCTTCAACATCAGCGCCCAGCCCGTGTCCAGCAACACTGTAAGCAGCTCAGGGCAGTACCCCCCCTACCCTCAATACGGGGGCCTCAACCCGGGCCTGGCCAACACTTCAGGGATGAGTCCCAACATCAGCCttaccaacaccaacaccagcagcaaCGGCAACCCCAGCGGCCCCCCCCGCCCAGGTGCAGCGCTACACGGGGCCCGGGGGCCCCCAGCGCTACACCGCGCCCGGCCCCCCCCAGGGAGCCATGCACCAGCAACCCCTCCACCTCAACCAAATGCCCCCCCAGCCTATGCACGCGGCACAGAACCAGCCCCCCCCACCACAGCCCAAAATACAGCCGCACCTCGCCCCCCCCGCCTCAGGGCTCCTACGGCTCCCCCCCCTCCGTGTCCCCCATGAGGAGCCTGGCCACGCCCCCGCCCCAGCAGGCCCGCCCCCCCCAGCGCCGGCCTGGGGCCCGACGTGGGCGGCTACCCCGGAGTCCCGCACCAACCCCAGGGTGGCATGGCCCATCCGCAGAGGTGCCCGGGCCCCCTTACCCCGGGTCAGCAGCTGCCCCACGCCCAGcaccccaaccccacacccATGTACGCGGCTCTGTCCCCCAACCACAGGGCGGGGGCTCAGGGACGGCCCCCGGGGGGGGCGGACGCTCAGGGCCTGCAGGAGCAGAGGCTCCTCCCCCAGCTGCAGGGACCCTCCCTCCCCTTCCAGCTGCAGCAGGTGTGCCCCGCCCTGCCCGTCTCCCAGACGCACCTGGCGGTGCCACACCAGGGATCCCCCCCACCACAGCCCACCAGCTgggcccccacacacccctcacctccaccctgccacCAAGTGCCTCACACGCAGGTGAGTGGgttagatctgtgtgtgtgtgtgtgtgtgtgtgtgtgtgtgtgtgtgtgtgagacttttGCAAAGTTTTTTTTGTGCAGGTGGGGGTGGAATGTGTGTTGGAGGGTTAGTTTTCGTGTTACTGCTGCGggtgcatgagtgtgtgggggaaaTAGATTTTTACTGCTGTTTATTTCCTGTTGGGTGCGTATCCTGGCCCTCCCCGAGACACAGGCGCCACTGCACGAATACCCCCAgcaccacccctcctccaccctcctccacccctctgagGGGGAAACGCTCCCTTCCTGCACTCTCTCAGCATCTCTCCTCCCCCGTCTGAAGTCCTTCCGcttatgctctctctcttcctctctttcctgcTGTTGTGCTCTTGCTCAGTTCGTCTCTTttgacgtctgtgtgtgtgtgtctgcgtgtgtgtgtgtgtgtctgcgtgtgtgtgtgtgtgtctgcgtgtgtgtgtgtgtctgcgtgtgtgtgtctgcgtgcgtgtgtgtggcttGACTGTCTCGGAGGACTCATGCATGAGTTAATGGTGTTCAGCAGGATGTGTCCTGTTGGGATGTTGGAGGAGGggtcggggtggggggggggggggggtctctgtGTGGCTCACATGCTGCCAATGCCATTAGCTTGTTTTGCACTGAAAGCCTCTTTCTCTGGTGACCCACACAGAGACAAAGGCCACTCGTGGTGTGTCATTCCTGTCCACCATAtcgctttatttatttatctcacCATCACACTGGCATTCGGACCCCGAACCCAGTTGCCTAAAGGATCCTCTTTGGTGAGGGTTTTTTTTCCTGAGACTTCCTGTAAACTTTGGCGGTTGACATGTAAGATGTCAGTAATAATTAGTCTCAACACACAGGCGAGATGGAGGGCAGTATTCATCACTACTGCATCTCACTCTCTAGCTTTGGGCTAAAAAGCTTTCGTTCCTTTTGTCTGGATCTGAAAATGTGCCTGCAGGTATTGGACGAGTCCTGCTCCTCCTTCCTGCGTGCGCTAGATTTAATGCCCCCCTTCAGGCCAGCTGTGGCGCTGTTTAATTATTGAGGTTAGGTTGTCTCGTTGCTGCGCTTCTGTGCCTTTAGGCAAATATTTGGTTAGGGATATGTGCACTGTTCACGTCCAATACAGGTTGGGTTGTGTTCTCAAGAGTGTAGAACACACTTACAGCTGCTCCCAGTACAGGAGTTACACCCGCTTGGCACTGGTAGCGTCCACACTCTACAAACCTTTACAAACTTCAATATCTGTAGTGATTCTTTTAAATTCTTATATTACTGAACCCCACGCAGAGGTCAGATGAGCTGTGATCAGGGTACAATCAGCTTCTCAGGTTAAATTAAATTAGTGAAAAATCTGATTCGGTGAGCAGTAAAATCAAAACATGCCCATCACAACGATCGAGTACTTTGATTTTGAAAATGTTTGTCTTTTCAGCTCCACCGTGGTCCGGTAGAAACGACAGGgattgcacacacacccacgtgtGAACGCTCCTCGTGGTTGTCCGTGGTCCTTACACACACTGTaatgaggggaggagtgagcaGGCCCAGTCTGctagaacacacactctccattGTGGCCACTGCCGCACCAGTTAAATGGGTACCAAGTGCTGCTGGTCCCAGACGCACGTGGCCTCCATACTGATGGAACTTTGTTCGGGCCCTACAGCCCAGCCGAGGTTCAGGAGGCGATGGCGCTTGCTTGTGCACGCTGTTTAGACGACACTGGCCAGTAGCAGATTCCCCTAACTCCCACACTCCTGCACAAATGTAGCGTTTCCCTGCATACTGAGGAGTTGAGTGAGACATGGTGGGTTATATAGGACTCCTATGAACCTCCTGCCTTGGGTT
This sequence is a window from Brachyhypopomus gauderio isolate BG-103 chromosome 16, BGAUD_0.2, whole genome shotgun sequence. Protein-coding genes within it:
- the chd7 gene encoding LOW QUALITY PROTEIN: chromodomain-helicase-DNA-binding protein 7 (The sequence of the model RefSeq protein was modified relative to this genomic sequence to represent the inferred CDS: deleted 5 bases in 5 codons), translated to MADQGMMSLFGDEGNLFSDGLEGLGDCGYPQGQAGTMGQPMGHEHQGYGQLHLSTPAVPSQPKLAHHYDHFGQYEQHKMHPMEQQGGRMMANGPVNGMSSPHSRYHGAPGSGGPHHVYPGAPGEGRGQSYPDGGAWGAQAMQVPEQNRPPLSAAAAAAAAGPPGPAAPHQQAHGHQMAPYMGRGDYAMQGHNQTQTPPRMNHFPQALPQEAGRFMGHVGLQQNAGMRHPAQTAQQHQPAGPQFLHRTPQGAVHPDPVSGHASPFPPSPSRQPQQTQQTQQVMGGRSHQGLGFNISAQPVSSNTVSSSGQYPPYPQYGGLNPGLANTSGMSPNISLTNTNTSSNGNPSAPPAQVQRYTGPGGPQRYTAPGPPQGAMHQQPLHLNQMPPQPMHAAQNQPPPPQPKIQPHLPPPPQGSYGSPPSVSPMRSLATPPPQQARPPSAGLGPDVGGYPGVPHQPQGGMAHPQRCPGPLTPGQQLPHAQHPNPTPMYAALSPNHRAGAQGRPPGGADAQGLQEQRLLPQLQGPSLPFQLQQVCPALPVSQTHLAVPHQGSPPPQPTSWAPTHPSPPPCHQVPHTQVSGLDLCVCVCVCVCVCVCETFAKFFLCRWGWNVCWRVSFRVTAAGA